The genomic DNA CTCCTATAATCAGCGCCCAAACGGTGCTGATTTTGTTTTCCTGTTAAGGTCTTGCTACGGTGGTGTTGTTAGGTTTCGAAAGAAAGACGGATATATGTCAACGCCCTGTGGAGCTCACGACCCTATAGCGCCAGAGAAATTTTCAGCTAGGGTGGACATATGGCACGAGAGAACAAAAAATACAACGTTTCTCCTAAGCGATTTCGATCAAATCATGGATAGGGCTACGGAGGGGGATCTGATTTACTGCGATCCGCCCTACGTTGATAGCCAGGCCATACTTTATGGTGCTCAAAACTTCTCGTTAACGCGACTGCTTGACAGGATCGAGTTGTGCAAGTCCCGTGGTGTATACGTTGCGCTAAGCATTGACGGCACTAAATTCTCAGGAGAGAAGCTCTGTGAGGTGGCGGTGCCTCAAGGGCTGTTCGAAAGAGAAGTGTTTATCAATGTGGGACGATCCATGTTGAGAAGGTTTCAAATGGACGGAGCTACGCTAGAAGGTCATGTTGTCACTGACCGCTTATTATTAACTTACTAGGTCTAGTCATTCTTTGCATGCGGCGTGTTTACTCATGGATAACCTGGCATTAAGAAAATCTGTAAGTGAGATTGTGGGCAGATATTTAGCTGATCTAGATGGAGAGGTGCCGTCAAAAGGCTTATATAAAGTATTTATCAATGACATGGATTATGCCGTGTATCGTTTTGTTTTCATTCGTCATAGTAAACACCAAAGTAACGCCACTAAAACTCTTGGGATTAGCAGAGCGACATTCCGCAAAAGACTTATTGAATTAGATTTACATGAAGTAGGTGCGTAACAGGGGTAAGTCTTACATTTTGCACAGGTCGGTCGGTGACCTATTTTCTATCCCGCGCCGGAAGGTGTCGAAAGAGGGAGGGTAGCGACAGATCACCTTTTTAGCGCCTATCCCATTGCTCAGCAAGGGGATAGGCGCCTTGGACATTGGATGGGTAATAGCTGGAGGGCGGCCCCCCGGCCTTTACGCAAAGCTCGGCCGCTTCAAGGCTGGCCTTTGTTCGCTCCAGGATCAATTTCCGCGCCATTTCTGCCATGGCGTCGAGGACTTGAAGGAGGAAGCGCCAAGCAGTGGCTTTGATGTCAGTACTGGCGGTGAGTGAGCGAAGATCAACTGTCCGCGCATCGAGGCCGGAAGCAAGATCAACCAGTCCTGCCTCCATCGGAGGCGAAAACCTGCGCGTCTACCTGATCCGCGTGGTCTCGCATCTTTATAGGTGAAGACTTTATCGGGAAACAATCGGGGACACCCATTAGCCGGTCCGTAAGCGCTCCATAGACCCCACCTCCCTCTGGAGAGGTTTTGCGTTTTACAGTGGCGTCGTTGGTTGGCAGTTCCAAGGCAGCAGCGCTTCGTAGGCTTCAACGCTGTTGGCCAGCGGCAGGCGTTCGAGGACATGGCGCAGCCAGGCGTAGGGCTCCTGGCCATTGGTCTTGGCGGTTTCCACCAGGCTGTAGAGTTGGGCGCTGGCGGTCGCGCCTTTCGGCGTGTCGCTGAACAGCCAGTTCTTGCGACCTATGACGAAGGGCCGGATCGCGCGCTCGGCAGCGTTGTTATCGATCTGCAGGTGGCCAGCCTCGATGTAGCGTTCGAGTCGGCTCCAGTTGCTCGCCAGGTAGTTCACTGCTTTGCCCAGGGCATTCTGCGCCGTGACCTGCGGCTGGGGTTTCTCCAGCCAGGTCTTGAGCTGATCGAGGAGCGGTAGGCTGTGCTGCTGGCGGCCCCGGTAGCGCTGTTCATCGCTGGCATCCTTAAGTTCGCGCTCGATGCCGTAGAGCTTGTTGATCATCCCCAACGCGATGTCGGCACGCCCGGTTTTGCCCTTCGGTTGCACCTTTTGCGCTTCGACGAACTTGCGCCGCGCATGCGCCCAGCAGGCCAGGCGCTCAACACCTTGTTGTGCGGCCACGGCGTTGTAGCCGGCGTAATCGTCGGTCATCAGGTAGCCGCGATAACCGTCGAGCAGGCGCAGCGGCACCTCCTGCGCGCGGCTGGTTGTGTAGTCGAAGAGGATCACCGGTTTGCCAGGCGGGCCACCGGTCTGCACCCACATCCAGGAGTGGCTGCTCGGATCGCGCCCAGGCTCCTTGAGCACCTGCACGCGGGTTTCATCGCAGTGGATCACCGGACTGTCCAGCAGCCTGTCGCGCATCAGGTTGAGCAACGGTTGTAGCAGTTCGCCGCACTGGATCACCCAGCGCGCCAGGGTCTGCCGGGGGATGTCGATGCCATGGCGACTGAGCATCTTTTCGAAGCGATACAGTGGGATGCCGTCGGCGTATTTGCTGGTCAGCAGCATCGCCAGCACGCTCGGGCTGGCCAGCCTTTTCTCGATCAGTTGGGCCGGTTTGTCAGCGGTGACCGGCGCGCTTTCGCAGGCCTTGCAGGCATAGGTCTTGCGAATGTGGCGGATCACCTGAACCTGCATCGGGATGATTTCCAGCTGCTCGCTGGTTTCTTCGCCGATGGCCTGCTTGCGGCAACCGCATTCGCAGGTCAGTTCGTGTTCGGGCAGTTCGTGGATGACCTCGACACGCGGTAGTTCGGCCGGTAACGGCTTGCGCTTGCCGCGGCGCTTGGTCGGCGCAACGACTTCTTCCTCGACCTCAGCGGCCGGAGCTTCAGCCGCCGCTTCGGCCAGGCTTTCCGCTTCGTTGAACATCTCTAGCTGCGGTGAATCCGGGTCGCTGCTCTGCTCGGATTTACGGCCGAACAGGCGCTGGATCAACAGCGCGTTTTGTTCGCGCAGGCGCTCGATCTGCCCATCCTTGTCCTTGGCCAATTCCTGCGCCGACGACAACACCTCAGCGAGCAATTGCTTGAGCGCGGCGGGGTCATCAGGAAGGGTTTCGGGCACAGAAATCATGCCGTGGATTATACCGGCTCAGGTGACGAACCTAGGGGTCAAAACCTGGTGCGGCCGGTTGCGCCACAGGTCGATACCGTCCAACAACCAGTTCAACTCCTGGGCCGTCAGCACGATCGCATCTTCGCCAGGTTCCGGATGCGACTTGAAGCGTTCAGCCTCCAATCGCTTGAGCCACAGGCAAAAGCCGTTGCGCTCCCAATACAAAATCTTCACCCGGCTGCGCGCGCGGTTGAGGAAGACGAACAGCACCGGGTCGAACACCGCCACCTTGATATCCAGCTCGACCAGGGCGGCCAGGCCATCGATGGATTTTCGGAAATCCACCGGCTTGGGGTATAGATAGACTTTTTCGACTTTGGCGTCGGGGCGCATCATGACGGCTGGCTCCAGAAAGAAATTGGAGCTCAGCATTGGCTGGCCTGCGGATCATTTGTAGATGAGGTTTATGGAGCGCTTACGTTATAACGAACGCGGTACTATTCCGTTATAGCCGAATTCGGTCTAATCACTGTTAGGCGCTTACAACATGAGAGACCCAGAACGCATCGACGAGATGCTGGAATTAATTCGTGAAGTTTGGCAGGACAATCCGGATCTACGGCTTGGTCAACTAATTATGAATGCAGCCCGTATGCGTGAGCCCACAGCCGAGAATATCTTCTATATCGAAGATGGAAGTCTTGCAAAGGGCTTAAGGCGTTATCTAGAGCAGGTTAAAACAAAAGAGTAATTTTCGTGTTCAAGGCTGGGGGCCATAACTTTTTAGCATTCTATGTGCACGGCTCAGCACAGCGTCTAACTAGCGGTTCAAACCGTTCGCTGCGCTCACTGGGACGGGCTAAAGCCCGCCCCTTAACCAAACGTTATGTGCCAAGGAGGATGTATGCAATCAAATCAACTTATTGGGCTCATCAAATTTTTTAGAAATGAAGAGTTTTTGGATAAATTAGTCAATGGAACCTTCTATTGCACACCACCTGAGGTTTACAGGCTGGATGAACAAAAAGGGATTTCT from Pseudomonas anguilliseptica includes the following:
- a CDS encoding DNA adenine methylase is translated as MRIFCQNQEVFFRPSLTNDVFDSFQGGAVKLNGGVKPFKTQLLKWIGNKQKQAQDIISYFPRDYGTYYEPFVGSGGVLGTLAPHKAVASDIFPPLVEIWTALCNEPAELKRWYAERYARMMAIGKVTAYQELLTSYNQRPNGADFVFLLRSCYGGVVRFRKKDGYMSTPCGAHDPIAPEKFSARVDIWHERTKNTTFLLSDFDQIMDRATEGDLIYCDPPYVDSQAILYGAQNFSLTRLLDRIELCKSRGVYVALSIDGTKFSGEKLCEVAVPQGLFEREVFINVGRSMLRRFQMDGATLEGHVVTDRLLLTY
- a CDS encoding Fis family transcriptional regulator, whose translation is MDNLALRKSVSEIVGRYLADLDGEVPSKGLYKVFINDMDYAVYRFVFIRHSKHQSNATKTLGISRATFRKRLIELDLHEVGA
- a CDS encoding recombinase family protein, which translates into the protein MEAGLVDLASGLDARTVDLRSLTASTDIKATAWRFLLQVLDAMAEMARKLILERTKASLEAAELCVKAGGPPSSYYPSNVQGAYPLAEQWDRR
- the tnpC gene encoding IS66 family transposase gives rise to the protein MISVPETLPDDPAALKQLLAEVLSSAQELAKDKDGQIERLREQNALLIQRLFGRKSEQSSDPDSPQLEMFNEAESLAEAAAEAPAAEVEEEVVAPTKRRGKRKPLPAELPRVEVIHELPEHELTCECGCRKQAIGEETSEQLEIIPMQVQVIRHIRKTYACKACESAPVTADKPAQLIEKRLASPSVLAMLLTSKYADGIPLYRFEKMLSRHGIDIPRQTLARWVIQCGELLQPLLNLMRDRLLDSPVIHCDETRVQVLKEPGRDPSSHSWMWVQTGGPPGKPVILFDYTTSRAQEVPLRLLDGYRGYLMTDDYAGYNAVAAQQGVERLACWAHARRKFVEAQKVQPKGKTGRADIALGMINKLYGIERELKDASDEQRYRGRQQHSLPLLDQLKTWLEKPQPQVTAQNALGKAVNYLASNWSRLERYIEAGHLQIDNNAAERAIRPFVIGRKNWLFSDTPKGATASAQLYSLVETAKTNGQEPYAWLRHVLERLPLANSVEAYEALLPWNCQPTTPL
- the tnpB gene encoding IS66 family insertion sequence element accessory protein TnpB (TnpB, as the term is used for proteins encoded by IS66 family insertion elements, is considered an accessory protein, since TnpC, encoded by a neighboring gene, is a DDE family transposase.), whose amino-acid sequence is MLSSNFFLEPAVMMRPDAKVEKVYLYPKPVDFRKSIDGLAALVELDIKVAVFDPVLFVFLNRARSRVKILYWERNGFCLWLKRLEAERFKSHPEPGEDAIVLTAQELNWLLDGIDLWRNRPHQVLTPRFVT
- a CDS encoding DUF1040 family protein, whose translation is MRDPERIDEMLELIREVWQDNPDLRLGQLIMNAARMREPTAENIFYIEDGSLAKGLRRYLEQVKTKE